Within Lolium rigidum isolate FL_2022 chromosome 5, APGP_CSIRO_Lrig_0.1, whole genome shotgun sequence, the genomic segment CCGACGATcgacctcctccttcgcctcgagctccgacgaccaCGCTGCCTCGAGCTCCTCTTCGGCTCCGATGACCATGTTGCCTTGAGCTCCTCCTCGGCCTTGAGCTCCGATGACCACGCTACCGAcacgccgcctcgagctcctcctcatcctcaaGATCCACATCTGTGCAAAAACAAACTAGGACTCGATTGCTTTCCGATTTTGAACGTAGGGGGTTGCTTGTAAAAGCGCCCCCACAAGGCTTATTTTGTTTTCTGGAATAACTTACTACCGGCGCACTAGGCATGTGCGTTGGGGATAACTCGCGTTACTGCAAGTGCACAAGCTGGTGCGCCGACGGTAAGCCATTATCACCGGCATGTTCCCACTGGCAGACGCTGGTGTGCCGGCAAtagccatttttggtgcgccggcaataaagcttttcctagtagtgttcatTCTTGATTGATTGTGGCTCGAACGACACAACCTTTTTGGTAGAATGCCTACGGTGGTTTCGTCGCTCGTGGACGTGTTTATGTTTGCGAAGTCTTATTACATACAACTACCTTGATAAATATTGTATAAATGTCGTGTGAAAATTGTTGTTGTGCATAGGCCTACTATGATGAGGGTGAATGTATGAGCTGCATAATCAATAAGGGTGGGCAAGAGCTTAGGCAAATTGCACAAACACAAACAAGAAGTGCAACCAACAGAACTGGATCATATCTGGAGAACGATGATATGATTATTTGCGAGGCATGAATGGAAATTGGATAAGAGCCCATTTGTGATGTCGAACAAAAAGGGAGCTCTTATTGGAATCGGATATATGATTACTTTCATGATAGATAATGTTATAAGCCCAGTAATTTTGTAAGTGATTGTAATATATTAATTATTATAAATTAAGTTTTAGATACCAATATTTCCATGCCCGTTCGGGGTGCCCTTGCATGCACAAGTTAACAATGCATGTTCTCGATGTCCGCGCCAAACTGGAATGATACACCCTCCATCCCGATTTAGAGGGCATATGTGCATCACAAGATCGTTACTTTAGCCAATATAATAGATTATATAACataaaattatattattagaaagtagaacatctaaactttttaatatatatgttttgtaatatatatcttgTACTACGTTGGTCAAATTTTTCGACCTAGTGACACGTGCAGATCTATAAACTAAGAGGGAGGTAGCACTATTTTAGGGCGAACTGAGGGCGCCTTCTTGCTAGAATTTACAAAATTCCAACGTTTTCTTCAAACGGGGTTTGTAATATAATACGGTGAAATGGTGAATGTTGGCTCCGACATCAGTGTTGTCACTTATCAGTCTCACACCTGGGTCCTTTCAATTGTGTTTTACCTCAGTTCAAAACATATACTCTGGGTACCCATATAGTAGTACATAGTAAATCAAATTTCTACATACGATCACGACTGGGTAACAACCAACCTGCTTTATGTCCATTGCAGTCTTCCTGCTCTGTTAGCTAGAAACTTTTCTTTTTCACGGCTGACCGTGAAAAGGCTGAAAGAGGAAAAACGGCTGACCGGGAGAAGGCTGATGGCCCATACAATGGATAGCCACGGATAATGGTTCAACAGAATGGGCATTTTCCCCTAAAAAAAAAACCCAGAATGGGCATTGTGCACATGTGACATACTCCCTACATTACAATGAATAAAATATCCTCGTTTTTCGTATTTTTCATTAACCAAGAACTGTTCTAAATATATACAGATTGTTGGTTCTATAAAATTGGTACCATTAGAAAATGTTGTCAATATGAATTAAAGATACTAATAACATACAATGTAACTAAGATTTTGTTGCTGAATTTTATCGGCTAAAGTTCGTGTTGGAGTAAGTGTGCGCCGTGTTCCTCGAAGGTAGTATATGTTTATGGTATTGCGGGTAAAGGCTCTCAATTATCGGACTACCGGCATAGATAGCATGAGGGCATCTTCAGCCGTCGACGATTTCGGACGGCCAAAATGTcctcgtgcgtccgtttgcgtcggctcgCGGACGCGAAAAAGTTCATGCGTCTGTTTGCATAGGGGCTGGCTTCAGCAGACCGACGCATTTCCGGCGTGAGCCGGTTTAGgttcagaaaattcagaaaagaTGTTATAGCCTCAAATTAGCTCAAATTTGCACGAAATTATAGCCTCAAATTAGCTCAAATTGAGGTCTCGACGCCTTTCTCCTTGGAcaacaccttctttgccgccttcggcttagcGTTCCGGCCGTCGGTGGCGGCACGCTtcgcttccgccggagctgcggTCTCCATTGTGCCTATGGTCGTGGCTATGGGGGAGTCTGGGGCGACGGCGGATGCGAGGTTTCCCtcggaatccatggtggtggctacGGCGGCGATTACGTCCATTGCTTCTGGGCTGCTGGCgccggtctactttgatttttcgGGGAATGGCCACTGGCGCGAATGTTATCGGTCTCCCTGCCACTGACACGCGGGTCCTATGTAAGTTTCGAGGGACACTcggagcgtccgccgagacgcaaacctgacgcatatttgggccagatttgcATCGCCGCGGAAGGCCCGGTCGCTTTTTTGCGTCGCCCCACTGGAGACCCAGACATATTTTCGGTCTCCGCAAACGCTCAGCGcctgtttgcgtcgccccgttgtagATGCCCTAACAAATATAGGTGGCATCACAATTGTGGTAGCAGTAGTATACAACTTGGTTGCTGGTGCTAATCTTGGCATGGAGAAACCAATCAAAGAGAAGCATATGGGAACAACCTTTATATGCTAGATTTGGTTTGATTGAGATTGCCAAAGGCAGAATAATAACAAGGAATGGTTAACATGGCTAGTTCATGACGTGCATGCAGCTTACAAGAAAACCCTGCTGAATATAATTGCAAATAGATATTCGATTCCCGTACTAGCTTCTCGAAAATCGCAATGCGGATCAACGTTCTAATCAGAATTACAAGACACGGAAAAAAGAGAGTTAAACCCTAAGATATACCGAAGGTCAATGCAGATCTAGCAATTATACGGCCTCACGCCACGCCATTAGTCTAGCAGGATCAATGGAGTCATGGAGGTGATGTGGTACTCTGTAATTACTGATCagtacggtggcggcggcggttgtTGGTGCGGCGCTCGAGGAGCCGGCGGCCACATCACTTCTTGGGGCTGCGGGTGGCGGGCGTACATGGGCACGCCGCAAGGTTCCACCGGCTGTGCTGCCGAAGtggcggccggcgcggccaggtgcGGTGGCTGCCGCCGTAGgggatgctgctgctgctgctgctgtcctTGCGGCTCTGATTGGTGCTGATGGCCGCGGTGTTCGTCGGCCGCGTCGGCGCTGCCGGAGAGCGACACGGAGAGGGACACcgacgcgtcgtcgtcggcggGGAGGCGGTGGAAAGTGGGGTTGGTGAAGGCCGCGGCGACGACGACTACGCTGGTCGCGGCGTAGAGCGGGCCTACGACGGCGCCCCCGACGATCTGGCCATGCGGGCCGGCGAGCGAGATGGAGAGCCCGGAAGCGGCGGCCGCGGCCTGTGGCgccacggcggcgacggccgggggCAAGAACGTGGCGGAGATGGAGAGGATCTCGAACCGGCCCTGGAAGACGACGACGGACGGGGCGGCACCGGGGGCTGCCGGGCAGGGGTGGCGGAGCGAGACGTTGGCAACGGCGCCCGTGCCGGCGAGCACGCAGATCCCGAGGCCGCGGCGGGTTGCGAAGCGGGCCAGCGCCTCGGCGACGTCCCGGCCTCCGGGGATCTCGATCACGTGCGGCCGCATCGCTGCGACGGGCTCGGCCTCCCGCGTGATCACCACGGGCGGCTTCGGCTTGTTCTTGGACCCCGGCGGCCGGCCCCTCCGCTTCTTGGACAGCTCGATGCTCgacccgtcgccgccgccaccgccggaagccagctgggtggtgacgaTGGCACCGGGCCCAGGCTCCTTCCTCTCGGCTGTCCCACGACTGTCCACCTCATCGGAGAAGCactccagctgctgctgctgctgctcaccGTGGCCGGGATGGCGGTGGTGCAGCGGCTGGGTCTGCGGCGGTGGCGTGGCGAACCCTATGGCCTGCATGTCCGTGCGTTCTTGGTACGCGCTCTCCTTGCTCATGTCTGCCTTGCCGAACGACATGGAGCAGGAAGGGTCGCTTGGTGGCGAATGATGACGGTGGTAGTATGAGCAATCAAGTAGCTAGAAGAAAGTTGCGGCTGCGACAAGGTCTGCTGTAGAAGCAAGGTCGGCGAGGCAAGTGGCGATGGTAGCTGTGGGTGAGAAAGACGAGAGACTTCTGTAGAACGGGATGGAGGTAGCGTGGGATAAGAAAGCGAGATATGTTCATATGGATGGAGGTgggggcggagaagaggaagagatcAAAGGGGTAGCAGCAGTACGTAGAAACAGGACAGGATGAGCCTGGGCACCGGAGGCGGTGCCACTGTTGATAAGAGCGACTGGCAGGGTCTTCCCCTCTTTTATCCTTTTGTCTTTTTCACGACGGTCTAGGGGAGTTTGGTTGCGTGGGCTGATTTTCTAttccataagggcatctccacccCAAACGCAAAACGGACGTTGAATCggtccgtttgggtaaaaccTGCTCCCAACGGGCGGACCCAAATTAAAAACGGACAGCTGTGGTGTCCGACACGACCCAAAGCCGGCTCAAACTTGGGAGTaatttggggcgagccggacgcCTGCGGATGTCTGTGGGCATCCGCGCGTGTCCTCCCAAACCCCACATGGCAGCCACACTAGTCAACAAACCCAGACCCACACAgcattctctctcctctatccttctttttctcttctgccATGGATATTGCCATCGCTCCCCACCGGAATAGGCTCGCCGGCcaaccgccgccgtcgagctcgaGCTCGCGTGGAGGATCCCGTCGCTAAGCATGGCCCCTTTTTTTTCGTCCCTGCCGGAGGTCACCGCGGCCGAAACGGTGATGAGCGTTGCCGCCGCGCTGAGGAGCTCCGCCGCCCACGCCGCACGAGGAAGCTCCGCCCGCTGCAGCTGCTGCCGACGAAGGAGAGGTGCGGCGGAGCTGTGGTGCCCGAGCTGGAGCCTGGCGGGCGGGGGCCGTGGGAGCGGCCGTCACCGGGGAGGTCGGTGGCGATGAACGGAGCCGCGCCCGCGGCGAGGAGGGAACGGATGGCGGAGGTCCTGGCCTCGCAGAGCGCGCGCCGCGCCTCGCCATGGCCGCGGCGTCGCCGGCCTCGCCACGCCCGCCCTGGCCTCGCCCGTCACGCCGCCGCTGAGCCAAGCCGCGAGGAAGCTCCGCTGCCCGCGCCGCTGCAGGGGCCGCGCACGCTCGCTTCCTTCCCACGCGCGCAGCAGCTGGACCCTCCTCGGTGTCGGCGTCCCCGCGCCACGGGCTCTACTCCTTCCACGCCGCCAGATGGGCTTCACCTTCccaccggacctccgcgccgtgcTAGCGGTCGGGCTGCACTCCGGCCCCGGGTCACCGGACCGGCGGTCTCGCGCGGGGCTCCGCGCGGCGTTCGACCTGCCCGTGGCGGCCGCTTCGCTGCAGATCGCGCGTGGCGCGCTGTGGCTGCGGAGCTGGGCCCCGAGCCCCATCCTGGCGGGCAATGCCCGCGCGCCGCACCTCAACTGCGGCGGCGCCTGTGCCTGGACGTCGGCCGCGCCGCgcctcgccacgccgccgcgAGCACCGGCCTCGCCACGCCCTGGGCGTCGCACACGCTTCTCCTTTTTCCTCTTCCGTTTTGGGTCGGCTGCGCGTTGGGGATTAATTTTCGAGGCTGTCGTGGGTGGACGTCCGCGCGACGTCTGTGTATCCGCCGGACGACCCAAACGGATGAAAAACACTGTCCGTTTGGgtcagccggttggagatgccctaatagagcatcttcactcgtcCGTCCTCCAAACACGTTCAACAAGGACGCGATTAGTAGcccatggttttttttttttgctcccgGAGGCCAAATGCTTGGGACCTTGATTGGGTAGAACGGGTTAAAAATTAACTTTGACACTTCGTTTGGGTTTAgccgtttagggtttaggtttagggcacTTCGTTTGGGTGGATGCATTTTAGGCCCGTTGATTGGTGGTCTACGAGAGTGCAGAAACGGCTGCGACGATGGAAGGTTGTATGTCTGGTTCTATGTAGTCTAGGTTTATGGTCACCTCTTTTTTTCCAGTGGTGACCTTAACATAGCACACCACCATGATAGAAAGCATAGCATCACCACACACAACGACGAAACAAATGAACTACACCATATAAACGAGCCCTAGCTACGTAAGAATAACAATTAGTCAGTTCATCACACGCATGGACTAGTAGTTCACAAGTTCACCAGCAGTACGCGCAAATAAGTTGAGCCCTAGCTACAAACGAATAGCAATTTAACATTAGAGACCGGGGGATAGTTCAACAATGGTGACCACAGGGAGTTGCAAACCTTCTTCTTATTGCTTCATTGTGAACCGTAGACATCATTTATGTGTATCCATATTGACTGAGCCCACTCGTTCCTCTTGTTATTCCAAGCCTGGATGTCGCCCTGGTCGACACCATGGGCACCCCTACATCATCAAGAGTAACATCAACCTCGCCTGGGACATAGTCATCCATACCCCAATCTAAGATCCAGTTGTGAAGGATACAACATGCAAGAACAAGGTTTGCTTGAGTGGGGAAAGTGTGGAATGGCTTCTGGTGAAAGATTTTGAACCTATTTTTCCATGCAACAAAAGCCCTCTCGATGGTAATCCTGAGGCTAGAGTGTCTTAGATTGAACAACCCCTGTGCATTCTGTGGTTTGTTTCTTGGAGAGAACTCGTTCAGATGATACCTGGTTTTCATGAAGGGTGGGAGAATTCCCGGCCAACAAGCATAACCTccatctccaaggtagaacttaccatCAGGGAGATGTATACCATCAGGTCTGCTCAAGCTATTTGTTAGAATGTTGGTATCATGGGCTAGTTAAGCACATTTTGGATGGTGTAGTGCTTCCTGCCTCTGTATGCAACTGATTGAGATTTCGTCACTCGAGCagtcacatgagtaccatcaataacTCCAATACAGTCCTACGATGATAACAATAAACAGTCAAACTTTTGTGCACTGTGTTCTTCTCAAGTAGTGTGTGCATAGCAATATTATTTATGCTCACCTTGAAGTATGGATACCATCTTCTGTTGTTCCTTATGTTGCTTCGCGTTTCACCAGAAGGCGGCTAGATCATCTTGCCTGAGCTCCCCAATTACATAAAGGACTTGGTTGAAATAGCGGGATATAGTCTCTATGGATCTGGCCTGAACGTGTTGTGCATAACTCTGAACCTATGGTTATGGCCAATGAAATGAAGAAACATAGCAACTTGTTCTTCCCCATAGGTGTGGATGCTATGTTGGAGCAAACCTCTCTCCCTAAACCTCTTAACTAGTTCATAGAAGGGGACTCTTCTCATCCTCAGCATCCGAACAACCTCTACTTCATTGCTGTTGTAGATGAAGTTTAGATTGGCAATCCTCGCTTGATCTCGAGCAAGCATCGAACCATAAGTCATTGGTGGATACACAACTCGCATAATTGGTCTCTTGTGGAGGACGAGGATCCAAGCCTGAATCACAGCTAGCAGTGTTGATGTCTGGTGGATCAGACTCATGTGGTCGCCGATCTAACATGAGTGTATGCTAAATCTACCATGCAGGCTAAGCAGTAGCTATGGGGACACAATAAGTTGGGAGGGGCGGTGATTTACCTCCGCCATTACACACGAGGGAGAGTTGCCAGGGTCGGAGAAGAAGAAGGCCTTCGTCGGGCGATG encodes:
- the LOC124654751 gene encoding AT-hook motif nuclear-localized protein 17-like, whose translation is MSFGKADMSKESAYQERTDMQAIGFATPPPQTQPLHHRHPGHGEQQQQQLECFSDEVDSRGTAERKEPGPGAIVTTQLASGGGGGDGSSIELSKKRRGRPPGSKNKPKPPVVITREAEPVAAMRPHVIEIPGGRDVAEALARFATRRGLGICVLAGTGAVANVSLRHPCPAAPGAAPSVVVFQGRFEILSISATFLPPAVAAVAPQAAAAASGLSISLAGPHGQIVGGAVVGPLYAATSVVVVAAAFTNPTFHRLPADDDASVSLSVSLSGSADAADEHRGHQHQSEPQGQQQQQQHPLRRQPPHLAAPAATSAAQPVEPCGVPMYARHPQPQEVMWPPAPRAPHQQPPPPPY